Part of the Companilactobacillus zhachilii genome is shown below.
CAATAATTTGTGCTTTAGTCTCTTCAAAATTTGCCATATTACTTTTCCCCTTCATAATTTTAAAATAAGTTTTATTTATAAACGTTACGCGTGATGCAAGTTAATTTTTTGACGATGAATTTAGAATTGTTTTTTAATCAAATATGTCGTCTCCAGATTCGGACAGTGGTCACTGACAGTGCGGAACGGCCCGAGTCACGGTCTCGGACCTCGGTTTAAGCCTTGCAAGTTCGGCAAGTCTTAAACGCGCCCGGTGTTGTAAGAACGACAAAAGCGGTCGTCCTAACAACACTTTCACTGCCAATAACCACTGTCCGAATCTTCCGACTAGTTCTTTATTAACTCAAGAATGGCTTGACGTCTCAAACATTTTTCATGACTTTTATTACTGCCTTGATAGTATTCTGGAACAACCATATCCTTAAAAAATTTATCCGTAGCAGAATAATTTTTATAAGACTACTTTGAAGACACACCCTAGCCGGAAAGAGTAAGAAATTTAGGTCGCTGTGAAGGTGGTGTTAGTGCTTTAGCACTTACACCACGGGACGAGTTTTGAAACTCGCGGTCTGTGCGAGGTTCAAAATCGAGATTCGAGACCGCTCCTCGGCTCGAATCGGTCCCCATAGCGACCAAAATTACTTACTCTTGGAGGCGGCATGTCACCATTAACACAGCATTTTAACTCAAAAAAAGAACGTGCCAACCGACACGTTCCAATTATATATCTATCCATTTTACAAAGCGACGTTTCCGGCAAATTGTGAATTGTAAAGATCAGCATAGAAGCCGTTCTTAGCCATCAATTCTTCGTGGTTACCTGTTTCAACGATTGAACCATGATTCATAACAATAATCTTGTCAGCATCTTGGATTGTTGAAAGTCTGTGAGCAACAACGAAACTTGTCCGATTCTTCAATAAACGTTCCATCGCATGTTGAATATGTAATTCAGTTCTTGTATCAACAGATGAAGTAGCTTCATCAAGAATCAAGATTTCTGGGTCAGCTACGAAGGCACGAGCAATTGTAATCAACTGTCTTTGTCCTTGAGAAATATTTGAAGCTTCCTCATTCAAGACTGTGTCATAACCCTTAGGTAATTGACGCACAAAGTTATCAACGTGGGCCGCCTTAGCAGCTTCGACAATCTCTTCTTTAGTAGCATCTTCTCGACTATACTTCAAGTTATCATAAATTGAACCAGTGAATAGCCAAGTATCTTGAAGTACCATTGCATAATGGCTTCTGACTTCTTCACGGGTCATATTACGAATATCTTTTCCACCTAACTTGATGGAACCACCATTAACGTCATAGAAACGTTCCAGCAAGTTGATGATAGTTGTCTTACCAGCACCAGTAGGTCCAACAATGGCGACCATCTCACCTGGTTTAACACTTAAATTGTAGTCTTCAAGTAAGGTTGGACGTCCTTCATAACCAAACTTAACGTGATCAAGTGTAACTTTATCATCACTTTCAACATCAGGCACATCAACTTTGTCATTTTCCATTTCAGGTTCGTCCAAAATTTCAAAGACACGTTCAGCTGAAGCAACTGTTGCTTGAATAGTATTTGTTAAGTTAGCTAGTTGAGCAATTGGTTGTGAGAACTGGTTCATATATTGTAAGAATGCTTGAATATCACCCAAAGCAATATGACCATTAGCAACTTGAATACCACCGTACATGGCAACGAAAACATAACCTAAGTTATTAACAAAAATCATCAATGGCATAACGATACCAGAGATCAATTGTGCCTTCCATGAAGCCTTGTATAGCTTAGCATTTTCCTTTTCAAATTCATCAATTGATTCTTGCTCATGGTTAAAACTTTTAACAACAACATGACCAGAATAATTTTCTTCAACTTGATTATTCAACAAACCAAGTGAAGCTTGTTGACGTTTGAAAAACTTTTGTGACTGTGGAGCAATGATACCAACAACGATTAAACTCAACGGCACAGTTGCTAAAGCAATCAAGGTCATTTTCCAACTAATTGTGAACATCATCCAAATAACACCGACAAATGTCACCGTACTAGTTACAAATTGAGTCAAACTTTGTTGCAATGTTCCGGCAATATTATCCATATCATTGATAGCACGTGACATGATATCACCGTTTGAATGTGAATCGTAATAACTGATTGGTAGTCTTTGCATCTTTGACTTCAAATCACGTCTTAGTTTATAAACCGTTCTTTGTGAGATTCTCGTCATCACAAACTGTTGAATAAAACTAAAGGCGGCTGAAGCTAAGTACATCAAAATAACAATCATAATAATATGTTCGATCTTGGTGAAATTAATTGGTAAGCCGTTGATCTTTAAACCAGCTTTTTGTTGGGCAATACCCGTCATCAAACCTTTATAAATTTCGGTTGTTGCTTCACCCAAAATCTTTGGAGTCTTAATTTGGAAAACCGCGGAAGCAATCGCCAAGGCCAAAACGACGATTAAACCAACGATATAAGTCGACATGTATTTAGCCAAACGACCAGTTGTCTTCCAAAAGTTCTTTGGTTTCACCACAACTGCTGGACCATGACTACCAGGACCATGTCCAACTGAAGGTGAAGATTGAGGTTTTTTCTCAGCCATTACTTACCCTCCTTTAATTGTGACTCGATAATTTCTTGATAAGTCTTATTATTTTCTTTTAGTTCTTGATGAGTACCAAGACCAACCATCTTACCGTCATCAAGGACGACAATTTGGTCGGCATCAGCAACTGTGGAGATACGTTGTCCAACAATAACAACAACTCCCTGACTGATTTTGGCATCATTCTTCAAGGCCGTTCTTAAGTTAAGGTCAGTCTTGAAATCAAGTGCTGAGAAGGAATCGTCAAAGACATAAATTGAAGCGTCCTTGACCAAAGCTCTAGCAATTGCCAAACGTTGCTTTTGACCACCAGAGAAGTTGTCACCAGCTTGTTCAACTTCACCATCAAGTTGTCCATCTAGTTCTTTAACAAAATCAGCCGCTTGAGCAATTTCCAATGCATGCCAAATCTCATCATCAGTCGCATCGTCTTTACCGTAGGCCATATTTTCACGAATTGTTCCCTTAAAGAGAAAGGCTTTTTGTGGCACCATTGAAACGATACTGTTAATATCTTCAGTACTCAATGCTTTAACATCAGTACCATTAACACTAACGACACCAGTTTCCGCATCATAGAATCTTGGAATCAAGTTGATCAATGAACTCTTACCAGATCCAGTACCACCGATAATGGCCAAGGTTTGACCCTTAGTAACTTTAAAGTTCAAGTTAGCTAAAGCTAAATTCTCAGCACCATGATATCTAAAGTTCACATCATTAAAACTCAATGATGCTTCATCCCCTACCTTGGCAGGTTTAGCAACAACATCAAGCTTACTTTCAGTTTCAAAAACTTCTTGAATACGAGCTGCTGAAGCTGAAGCACGGGGCACGAACACGAAGACCATTGATAGAATCATGAAACTCATCAAAATTTGCATAGCATAAGTCATGAAAGCAATCATATTACCAATTTCCATTGATTGGTTGGCAATATAATGAGCACCTAACCAAGTAATACCAACATTAGTACCACTCATAACCAAAGTTACGACTGGGAACATTACAGCAACAATCGTAAATACCTTGACCGCATTGTTTGTGTAGTCAGCATTGGCATCCTTGAATCGGTCTTGTTCGAACTTATCTTGTCTGAAAGCCCGAATAACACGCACACCAGTTAATCCTTCACGGAAAACTAAGTTTAAACGATCGGTTTTCTTTTGCATTGCTTTAAACAAAGGCACAGCAAAATACATTACCAGTCCTACAACTACAATCAATACAGGAATCGAAATCAAGAAGATTTTCGTCATTTCAGCATTCTTTTGATAAGCCATAAAACTAGCACCAATCAACATAATTGGCGCCATGATCATCATACGTAACATCATGATCATAACGTTTTGAATTTGAACCACATCATTAGTCGTTCTAGTAGTAAGTGATGAAGTTTCAAATTTATCAAATTCATCATGTGTAAAGTTTAATATTTTTTTAAACAAATCAGATCTTAACTTTTGTCCCAAGCCCTGTGAAGCTTGAGAAGCCATCAAAACATTTCCAAAAGCGGCGATAACTGTAATAAGCGATACAATAACCATCTTTATTCCAGCTTGTACGATATAATTAGTATCACCAGTGATAACACCTTTGTTAACAATGTCAGATGTAATATTAGGTATATATAACGTTGCAACGACTTGAAAGACCATAAAAATGACCGCACCAAGAACTTGCCAGTTATTGATTCTACCTCGAGCAATCTTAAACATTTATTCACTCCCTTTAAAACTTTTCATAGCATTATAGTATTAAAACACTTATTATCAAAAAATTCTAATAATTATCTCAAATAAGGTGGTATTTTCATGAAGAATATAAAAAATACTTATCATCCCATCAAAGTTATACTTCTTATTATATCCTTTTTAGGATTATTTATACTGGAACAATTGCCATTAAGTATATTAACGTTATCAAAAAAACAATTAGGAACAAAATATTCCTCTTATTTAAATTACGCGCCAATTGCTACTATTGTATTACTAATCATTGCAGCAATCATAATTATTTTAGTTTTTAAACGTGCCCAAAAATTTCCAACACAAAAATTCACTAAAAGCACTTGGCTCGTCATCGCCATAGGTTCAATTTTGACATTGCTAATCAACGTTGCTACTGTCCCATTTATGCGAAATACCAATGATAACGTTGAAGCTTTAAAACTAGTTGCTAGTAATAATATAGTCATTTTAATCATTTTTACCATCTTTGTGGCACCAATATTGGAAGAAATTATTTTCCGAGGCATATTTATGAATTGGTTTTTCGTAAACCGACCATTTTTATCAATTCTTTTTAGTGGTCTATTATTCGGCTACGTTCACGCCCCATTTGCTGCCGACACAGACTGGATCTATGCTTTATCGAAAATATTATTAGGAATCGTCTTAGCAGGCGTATACTATAGAACGAAAAATATCAAAGCCGATATTACCGTCCATTTTCTAAATAATTTTTTAGCCATTTTAAGTGGTGCACTTATGTCAGGAGTAATTTTATTTTGAGAAATAATCAAAAAAAGTTCAATGAAGTTTATCAGGATTTATTACGACGCATCGTCATGTTTGGAGTCTTGTCGATGTTATTAATCGCTAGCGCCCGCATTACTGGTTGGATCATTATGGAATACGCAGGATTTGCTAGTGCCGTTTATACAATTGTTCTAATCGGCATGTTGATTTATGTTTTCATAATCAAAACAAAGGATGCTAAAAAATAATTAATAATAATAACAACATTCGTATTGACAGAAAGACCTGTTTACAGTTAAAATTATGAGTGTTGTTTTAATTGCCCGTTGGTCAAATGGTTAAGACGCCACCCTCTCAAGGTGGAGTTGAGAGTTCGATTCTCTCACGGGTGATAATGAGTTAACTTATATAGAAAAAAAGCTGTGGGCCTAGAGTCTACAGCTTTTTTTTATTATTTTTGAAGGCTAAAATACTCTAACCATTATTGATACAAAAATAGTCAGAAAACGATATATTTAACTTTAAATATTATTCATGTTTATGATGGCTCAAAAACCAAGCTGGAATAACCGCCAAAATAGTTACAATTACCGTTACACCAAATGCTCCCTGATAAGCAGAATTAAGTCGCTCTGGTGTAATCATCTGACCATTTAACTGCGTTTGAATCCAAGTTGCTAACAATGCTGTTCCGAAAGCTCCACCAATATTTTGCAACATTCTTGAAGCAGTTGTTGCTTCTGATACCAATTCTGCTGGCACTCCTGAATAAGCATCGGACATGATTGGAATCGTCATACCACCTTGCGCAATACCTCGAACAAATAAGGTCAACAGAATAATCCAAGTAGCCGTCTTAGCGTTAAAAAAGGCAAATGGCAACGTACCGATCACTGCAATTAAGATAGAAACTAGTACGACCCAACGAGCACCGATTCGATCAGTCAATTTGCCGATTTGACTACGAGCGATTAACAAACCAACACCTTGGGCGATTAGATAAACACCTGACATCACAACACTTAAACCACGAATGTTTTGTAAATAAAGTGGCAAGATAAACATGGCACCATTAACTGTTAATCCAGACATCAATAATAAAATACTCGATGCCGTAAAGCTTGGAAATCTAAACAATTTCAGACTAACCAAGGCTTTTTGGGGAAATAATTTTGCGTAAACCACGTATCCAATTAATAAAGCGATTCCTAGTAACACGGGACCAAAAACATTGAAGTTAGTAAACTTACCGGTGGTACTTAATTTAGTAATACCTAGAATCAAACTGGTGAACATCCCACCCAATAATAACAAGCTGATCCAATCAAAAGTCTTCTTACCACCAAGCGGTTTGAATTCTGGCATCATAAAATATAACAATCCTAATGAAGCTAAAACAACTGGAATATTAACGTAGAAAATCCAATGCCAATTTAACGATTTAATAATGAAACCACCAAACGTTGGGCCAAGAATTGGTGCTAGAACGGCTGGCAATCCAACAATTGCCATAATACTACCCAATCCTTGTGGACCAGTTGCACGCACTACCAATGTTGTAATTATAGAAATAATGACACCAGCGCCGGCACCTTGAATAATTCGGCCTACGATTAACATATTAATATCAGTAGAAATTTCCGAAACAATTGAGCCTATTAAAAAGACTAATAATGCGGTCAGATAAATTTTCTTCCCACTGAAATGGTCGACCAACCAACCTGCCACCGGTACAGCGATTCCTAATGCTAAAATATAACTAGTCGTGACCCATTGCACCATATTGACTGAACTGTGAAGTTCTTTCATGATAGTATTAATGGCAACATTTGTCATTGTCGTATCAAGCATCGGAGCAATAGCACCCAAAACTAAAATTATGGCTATTTTAACAACCGATGAATGGGTTTTTGATACTGTTTGCGTATTATTTGAAAATTGCATTTCACTTACCTCAATACTTTTTTTATCAAATAAGATACTGCGGTTTCTTATTTGATAAATCGAATAGTATACCCTAGTATCTTAAAATGCAAGTAAAGGAGTGTTTATTTTGTCAAAATTTGATTCAAATGGTCAAAAACGCCGCCGCGGCGCTGATTTGGAAAATGCTGTTTTAAAAGCCGCTTGGGAACTACTCCAAGAAGTTGGCTACCAAGATTTCACAATGGCTGAAGTTGCCCATCGTGCTAATGCAGCTAAACCGGTCTTATACCGCCGCTGGCCTGAGAAATCTAGCTTGGCCGCTCATGCTATCCTCAAATTTGGCCCTAAACTAGATTTCACAATTCCCAATACAGGATCATTAAGACAAGATCTAGTCGACTTTTTCAGCCAATTAATTAAAATCTTTGACATGTTTGGAACTGACAAACTAAAGGGATTAGTGACTGATCGCTTAAAATCAATTCCAATGGAGAAACTTTTTTCTGCTCCTAATTCAAAAAATGAACTACAAACAGCCGTTGAACAAATTTTGAGACAAGCTGAAAATCGTCATGAATTATCATTCGATAAACTTTCACCAAGAGTTCTTCACCTACCAAGCGTAATCTTCGTTAATGAAGTGGTCAGCCAAGAAGTTGTAACGCAACAAGTTATTATCGAAATCGTGGACGATATTTTAATGCCAGTCTTTACAGCAAAGCATTGAAAACTACGAAATTCTTGAGCATTAAAAAATAGCTCCAGCAGTCCGATTTTGGATTGCTGGAGCTATTTACGTTAAAAGAGTAAGGTTCCTACCTAAACCAAATATACTTTTAATTTTATTTCTGGAACGACATATCAAAAAAACGAGCGGTGCTAGTTGATTTCAGACCGTAGGAATAAAATCACTTTCAAAAATCCATACCCCTTATCCTATAACTTTAGCTATCAGTGACATTATAATATTGAAAGTTATTCACTATTAATTTAGAAACAAAGAATAAACTAGCCGGAAAGAACAAGAGATTTTGGTCGCTGTGCAGGTGGCGTTAACACTTTAGTGTTTACACCACGGGACGACTTTTGAAACTCGCGATTTGTGCGAGGTTCAAAATCGAGACAAAAGACCTCGGCTTTTGTCGGTCCCCATAGCGACCAAAATTTCTTGCTCTTGGAGGCGGAATATTTAACTAGAGAAACGCGTATCACAGAGTTTTATTATTGATATCTTTCACAACGACAACTGTCTTGCCATCTTTATAACCAGTAAAACTAATTTGATCACCACTTTGAATAAACATATTACGTGGATAATCTTTAATTGAAGCATAGAACACATTCTCATTTTCATTTAATAAGAATGCGACTTCACTATTATTTACTTTCACAACTCGTTTGACAGTCCCATTAAACCGTTGTTTCTTACCTGAATAGGAAGAACTGGCCGTTCCCAAGTCGGTATTAAATAAATTACGGTATTTCTGCAAAGTTGATTTAGCATCTGTTCCAACCGCTACAGTATCTTGGGTACCGTTACCATTTGCCAATAAATAAACGTAAGACATGAAGGCACCGTTATCATCAATCATTGAAACAACCCAAGTTGGTTTACCATCTATCCGATAAAGTAGCGGCATATTGGCTTTCCACTGTGTTTGTTTCATACGATTTTCGGCTAAGCTGTCGGCCCGATTAGGCGTCATAGCGTCGGCTTCTTCACGATAATAATAGGTCTTACCCGTTTTAGCATTTACGTACATATATCCTAAAACAGATGTCTGTTTCTTATTGTTACTTGTCATTGAAGTAAAGTAGTAAATATTATTCTTGTAGGCAATCGGTGTAAAAACATCATCATGGCCTTCTGTTCCGACCTTTTCAACCGACTTCATAACGCCGAGACGGGAACCTCCAAAACCGTGAGCATTCCACCAACCGTTACGTTCAGCCGCATAAGAATAAATTTTCTCACTCGCAATATTAGGATCAAAAGTTACGTCAATCCATTTAGGCTCAGTCCCTTGCTTATAAACTTTTACTTTACCAGAAACTGAATCTAATACCGCTACATAAATCTTGCGATAATTCTTCCGGTTCGATAAACCATACTGCTTATATAACGTCTGAACGTAGTATGGATGACCGGATTCATTAATTTCTAATTGCGGTGCACTGCCTGATACAACTAACCCCGACCAACTATTGATGCATAAATTTTTCTCGATGCATCATGACCAAAGTAAGCTGATGGCGTATAACGCATACTTTTACGCACAAATTTGGGTTTTGCATTCTTAGAAGTTGCATCAACTATAAAGTAACCTGGAACTTTCTTATAGTGGTTGTAACGGAAAAATGAACCATCAAAATCTAACGGTGCTATATAAACTAATTTACCATGATAAAACTGCACCCGAGCATGATTCAATGAGTAAACGTTGGAATCAGGTACATTGGATAATGAGTTCTGCATCTGATTACGAACCGTTTTATATGAATTAACAACTGGTACTTCCTTACTCTGCGAATTAATCACTGGCATAGGAGCATTCTTAGTTGTTGAATTCTCCGTTACATCAGTCATTCTAGCGACCGCTTTAGTTGTTGCAAAGCCAGCCGCCATAATAACTAAAATCATTGCCGCTAAAAGTAATAATGATCCGACTGTGGTGCCTAGAAACTTACCTGCTAACTTAAATCCCGGTTGGTTAACTTCACGTCGACCTTCTTCTCGATGCGGAATTATATGGTTGGAAAACGTCAGAACAATTCCATGTAACGCTGCCGCAACGGCTAACCAAAGTAAATTGAACCCTATTACCATTTTCCAAGTTTGATCAGGATTCATGAAGTAAAGAAAGAATAGCGCTACTAAAAATAAAACCACTTGCACAAAAACATGAAATTGAACTCGTAAATGTGTACTGTGATTTTTAGCCAACGCGTAACCAAATGGTACAAATGATAACACTGTAAATTCAAGTGTCAGTAATAAAAATAGTAAAAGCATGCTTCATCCCCCTTATTCTGCTTGATAGACCATCCATTGATAATTATCAGTATCTTTTAATAACATATACTACAAGCCTTCATACGGCTCTTGAGTAATTGGAATTGTTAATTCAAACCCCGCTGAAACAGCCGCATCTCTAATTTTGTGAATGTCATCGACAACTACATTGACCCACATTGATTCTGGTGTGACTGTGGGTACCTTAAAACCTACGGCCTCGTTCTTACTAAGAAAGTGAATTTTCATCCCTTCCATATCAACTAATACCGTGTCATCCTTTTCAACTGTGCTCTGAATCTCCAAAATTTTCACATCAAACACTTGGCTGAACGTTTGAGCAGCCATCAGTGCATTAGAAACAACAATATCTAGTTCAATTCCCTTTTTCACAGAGACTTCCTCCGAACATATATGTCATAATTTAAGTTTAACAGAGGGGCAATGGATAAAAGAAGAAAATTAAATAGTTTTTGAATCTTTCAACTTTTTGTTATTAAATTAATGTATGTTACAAAAATTATTTAAAATAATAATCAAACGAACAACTAGCATTATGCGTTAAATTAAAAAAATTAAATGAGGTTTTAAAATGAATCCAACGATTGAAAACATGCTCCAACACGTTTCTGTCCGAAATTTTACCGACCAACCAGTTACTACTGATCAAAAGAATGCCTTAATAGCAGCCGCTCAACACGGTTCTTCAAGTGAATTTGTACAAGCTTTTTCTATAATTGAAATAACTGACCCAACGCTTCGTAACAAATTGTCTGATATAACCATAAGTTCACCACATGTAAAAAAAGCTAACACTTTTTATATCTTCATTGCTGATTTACATCGTCAAGCTACCATTTTACGAAATAATCAGAAAAAATTAGATAGCATCAAAAATATGGAAGCCCTGCTAGTAGCCACAATCGATACAACCATCGCCGCACAAAATATGGCTACTGCGGCAGAATCAATGGGACTAGGAATTTGTTATATCGGAAGTTTGCGCAACAATATCAAGCAAGTGGCAAGCCTACTAAATTTGCCAGATTTCACCATACCACTTTTTGGAATGACCATCGGCGTACCAGCTACCAAGAACGAACTAAAACCACGACTACCTCAAACAAATCAAGTTGCCACTAACTCTTATGACAACCAAAAGTTCAACGATTTAGCAGCCTATGATAAAAAGGTAAAAGATTATTACACTAATCGAAAAACTAATCCCAGCAACACATCTTGGACCGATAAAAACCTAGCAATCTTCAAAGAAGTTCATCGTCCTGACGTAGCAGAGTTCTTGAAAGCACAAGGCTTTTCACTGAGTTAACGATAAATATTAATACATAATAAAAACTAGTAATGAAATTACCTCAATTATGAGATTTTTTTATTACTAGTTTTTTTAAATCATCGTGACAATTCAAATCCTCAATAAAACTAACCGGAAAGAGCAAGAAAAATTAGGTCGCTGTGCAGGTGGCGTTAGAGCTTTAGCTCTTACACCACGGGACGAACTTTGAAACTCGCGGTTTTTGCGAGGTTCAAAGTCGAGGCCTGAGACCTTGGCTCAGGCCGGTCCCCACAGCGACCTAATT
Proteins encoded:
- a CDS encoding ABC transporter ATP-binding protein, which encodes MAEKKPQSSPSVGHGPGSHGPAVVVKPKNFWKTTGRLAKYMSTYIVGLIVVLALAIASAVFQIKTPKILGEATTEIYKGLMTGIAQQKAGLKINGLPINFTKIEHIIMIVILMYLASAAFSFIQQFVMTRISQRTVYKLRRDLKSKMQRLPISYYDSHSNGDIMSRAINDMDNIAGTLQQSLTQFVTSTVTFVGVIWMMFTISWKMTLIALATVPLSLIVVGIIAPQSQKFFKRQQASLGLLNNQVEENYSGHVVVKSFNHEQESIDEFEKENAKLYKASWKAQLISGIVMPLMIFVNNLGYVFVAMYGGIQVANGHIALGDIQAFLQYMNQFSQPIAQLANLTNTIQATVASAERVFEILDEPEMENDKVDVPDVESDDKVTLDHVKFGYEGRPTLLEDYNLSVKPGEMVAIVGPTGAGKTTIINLLERFYDVNGGSIKLGGKDIRNMTREEVRSHYAMVLQDTWLFTGSIYDNLKYSREDATKEEIVEAAKAAHVDNFVRQLPKGYDTVLNEEASNISQGQRQLITIARAFVADPEILILDEATSSVDTRTELHIQHAMERLLKNRTSFVVAHRLSTIQDADKIIVMNHGSIVETGNHEELMAKNGFYADLYNSQFAGNVAL
- a CDS encoding ABC transporter ATP-binding protein, translated to MFKIARGRINNWQVLGAVIFMVFQVVATLYIPNITSDIVNKGVITGDTNYIVQAGIKMVIVSLITVIAAFGNVLMASQASQGLGQKLRSDLFKKILNFTHDEFDKFETSSLTTRTTNDVVQIQNVMIMMLRMMIMAPIMLIGASFMAYQKNAEMTKIFLISIPVLIVVVGLVMYFAVPLFKAMQKKTDRLNLVFREGLTGVRVIRAFRQDKFEQDRFKDANADYTNNAVKVFTIVAVMFPVVTLVMSGTNVGITWLGAHYIANQSMEIGNMIAFMTYAMQILMSFMILSMVFVFVPRASASAARIQEVFETESKLDVVAKPAKVGDEASLSFNDVNFRYHGAENLALANLNFKVTKGQTLAIIGGTGSGKSSLINLIPRFYDAETGVVSVNGTDVKALSTEDINSIVSMVPQKAFLFKGTIRENMAYGKDDATDDEIWHALEIAQAADFVKELDGQLDGEVEQAGDNFSGGQKQRLAIARALVKDASIYVFDDSFSALDFKTDLNLRTALKNDAKISQGVVVIVGQRISTVADADQIVVLDDGKMVGLGTHQELKENNKTYQEIIESQLKEGK
- a CDS encoding CPBP family intramembrane glutamic endopeptidase, whose amino-acid sequence is MKNIKNTYHPIKVILLIISFLGLFILEQLPLSILTLSKKQLGTKYSSYLNYAPIATIVLLIIAAIIIILVFKRAQKFPTQKFTKSTWLVIAIGSILTLLINVATVPFMRNTNDNVEALKLVASNNIVILIIFTIFVAPILEEIIFRGIFMNWFFVNRPFLSILFSGLLFGYVHAPFAADTDWIYALSKILLGIVLAGVYYRTKNIKADITVHFLNNFLAILSGALMSGVILF
- a CDS encoding MDR family MFS transporter, producing the protein MLDTTMTNVAINTIMKELHSSVNMVQWVTTSYILALGIAVPVAGWLVDHFSGKKIYLTALLVFLIGSIVSEISTDINMLIVGRIIQGAGAGVIISIITTLVVRATGPQGLGSIMAIVGLPAVLAPILGPTFGGFIIKSLNWHWIFYVNIPVVLASLGLLYFMMPEFKPLGGKKTFDWISLLLLGGMFTSLILGITKLSTTGKFTNFNVFGPVLLGIALLIGYVVYAKLFPQKALVSLKLFRFPSFTASSILLLMSGLTVNGAMFILPLYLQNIRGLSVVMSGVYLIAQGVGLLIARSQIGKLTDRIGARWVVLVSILIAVIGTLPFAFFNAKTATWIILLTLFVRGIAQGGMTIPIMSDAYSGVPAELVSEATTASRMLQNIGGAFGTALLATWIQTQLNGQMITPERLNSAYQGAFGVTVIVTILAVIPAWFLSHHKHE
- a CDS encoding TetR/AcrR family transcriptional regulator; protein product: MSKFDSNGQKRRRGADLENAVLKAAWELLQEVGYQDFTMAEVAHRANAAKPVLYRRWPEKSSLAAHAILKFGPKLDFTIPNTGSLRQDLVDFFSQLIKIFDMFGTDKLKGLVTDRLKSIPMEKLFSAPNSKNELQTAVEQILRQAENRHELSFDKLSPRVLHLPSVIFVNEVVSQEVVTQQVIIEIVDDILMPVFTAKH
- the nfsA gene encoding oxygen-insensitive NADPH nitroreductase, which codes for MNPTIENMLQHVSVRNFTDQPVTTDQKNALIAAAQHGSSSEFVQAFSIIEITDPTLRNKLSDITISSPHVKKANTFYIFIADLHRQATILRNNQKKLDSIKNMEALLVATIDTTIAAQNMATAAESMGLGICYIGSLRNNIKQVASLLNLPDFTIPLFGMTIGVPATKNELKPRLPQTNQVATNSYDNQKFNDLAAYDKKVKDYYTNRKTNPSNTSWTDKNLAIFKEVHRPDVAEFLKAQGFSLS